A DNA window from Pogona vitticeps strain Pit_001003342236 chromosome 2, PviZW2.1, whole genome shotgun sequence contains the following coding sequences:
- the IL17RE gene encoding interleukin-17 receptor E, with amino-acid sequence MGSPTPSALLLPTAFLLSLLPAAPRSHLPLAHLQVFTNFDCRANVHGALPKPRCQRKLRESPSLPLPMLALNAVQPCQQPGCQMCVRIQLALNATGIRGLELNFLVLRTNRFGRLQVFKKQRNQEYTGTLWQVHLECFPVESGQQVLVSLETVPAGVLRLNQSLFVTNKQSGPEFHYTWLPGEKAFEVSVPEGRAVMVRLCHQLALECEELHQPFHKQALVSRNHPAVLPYELLLPCLCIEASYDHLDSLRKKVCPFQDQPEIFGKDLWSSTQFQDSSNSEKSEMSMLLRGRCLVQPTASLCWKENISPEAVCRDIPNSTMTRSGQEYILGGVDVHPQLCFKFSYKNSSHIKCPHEAGPAWTVSLSVTFLQLHLSFNSRIPSSFSSAHCQLKSSDQCEPEPPVYTITHPAGSALADLDLILPWRSLNHCVLVWRSDVRFAGKQRLCPDVSHRHWGLLAFGVSLTLGLLVTIVLLLRWGLHRLRKDAPSRHPSRPILLIYSPDSEEHKKLVCAFAALLRSALGCPVLLDLWELGLVGRLGILPWMYAQREHVGREQGQVLLLWSAGSARAYALWRGKASGEGRKAPEPHDLFGAAMACLQGELQGVSGTVEKRDWVIAYFSKLCGRRDIPRALRFLPRYRLPQELPGLVKILQGPSTLAPSWLHASAKALVYRLLKAEKKKAPRNWLYRSWRTPTERFTGSLVPFTHPKLRRPSCT; translated from the exons TGCATGGTGCCCTGCCCAAACCTCGATGCCAGCGGAAGCTCCGGGAGAGCCCCTCCTTGCCTCTGCCCATGCTTGCCCTAAATGCAGTTCAGCCATGCCAGCAACCTGGATGCCAGATGTGTGTCCGTATCCAGTTGGCTCTAAACGCTACAG GCATCAGAGGGCTGGAGCTGAATTTTTTGGTTCTGAGAACTAACCGCTTTGGCCGGCTTCAGGTCTTTAAGAAGCAGAGAAACCAGGAATATACAGGGACATTG TGGCAGGTGCATCTCGAGTGTTTCCCAGTGGAGAGTGGCCAGCAGGTGCTTGTCTCACTAGAAACTGTTCCTGCTGGGGTGCTGAGGCTCAACCAAAGCCTTTTCGTCACTAACAAGCAGTCAG GACCTGAATTTCACTACACCTGGTTGCCAGGAGAAAAAGCCTTTGAGGTGTCTGTTCCTGAGGGCCGTGCCGTCATGGTGCGCCTCTGCCATCAGTTGGCTCTGGAGTGTGAAGAATTGCACCAACCTTTCCACAAGCAG GCCCTGGTCTCCAGAAATCACCCTGCTGTGCTGCCATATGAGCTTCTCCTTCCTTGCTTATGTATTGAG GCATCGTATGACCATCTGGATAGCTTGCGGAAGAAGGTTTGCCCATTCCAGGATCAGCCAGAGATCT TTGGCAAAGATCTTTGGTCATCCACACAGTTCCAAGACAGCAGTAACAGTGAGAAGAGCGAGATGAGTATGCTTTTGCGTGGCCGCTGCCTGGTCCAGCCCACGGCTTCCCTTTGTTGGAAGGAAAACATCTCGCCAGAAGCAGTTTGTCGAGACATCCCCAATTCCACAATGACCAGATCGGGCCAG GAATACATCTTGGGAGGGGTTGATGTGCATCCCCAGCTCTGCTTCAAG TTCTCGTACAAGAACTCAAGCCACATTAAGTGCCCTCATGAGGCAG GCCCTGCCTGGACGGTCTCTCTGAGTGTCACATTTTTGCAGCTGCATTTAAGCTTCAATTCCCGCATTCCATCCTCCTTCAGTTCAGCCCATTGTCAGCTGAAGTCTTCCGACCAGTGTGAGCCTGAACCCCCCGTCTATACTATCACACAT CCAGCGGGATCAGCCCTGGCAGATTTGGACCTCATCCTTCCCTGGCGGTCCTTGAATCACTGTGTACTG gTCTGGCGTTCAGATGTGCGctttgctggcaaacagcgtctCTGCCCAGATG TTTCACATAGGCACTGGGGCCTCCTGGCCTTTGGAGTGAGTCTTACACTGGGATTGCTGGTCACAATCGTTCTGCTGCTCCGTTGGGGTCTTCACAGGCTACGTAAAG ATGCACCGAGCAGGCACCCTTCCCGTCCCATCTTGCTGATCTATTCTCCTGATTCAGAAGAGCACAAGAAGTTGGTGTGTGCCTTTGCTGCCCTGCTGCGCTCCGCACTGGGATGCCCTGTTCTCTTGGACCTCTGGGAGCTGGGCCTTGTGGGGCGACTGGGCATCTTGCCCTGGATGTACGCCCAACGAGAGCACGTCGGCCGGGAGCAAGGCCAGGTGCTTCTCCTGTGGAGTGCAGGGAGTGCGCGTGCCTACGCACTCTGGCGAGGGAAGGCGAGTGGAGAGGGCAGGAAGGCGCCAGAACCCCATGACCTTTTTGGGGCAGCCATGGCTTGCTTGCAAGGCGAACTCCAGGGTGTATCAGGAACTGTGGAGAAGAGAGACTGGGTCATAGCCTACTTCAGTAAACTGTGTGGCCGGCGGGACATCCCCCGTGCGCTGCGCTTTCTTCCCCGCTACCGCCTGCCTCAGGAACTACCAGGACTCGTCAAGATACTGCAGGGCCCGTCCACCTTAGCACCCAGCTGGCTCCATGCAAGTGCCAAGGCCTTAGTGTACCGCCTGCTgaaggcagagaaaaagaaagcaccAAGGAACTGGCTGTATCGATCCTGGAGGACACCCACCGAGAGGTTTACAGGCTCCCTGGTCCCTTTCACTCATCCAAAGCTGCGTCGGCCAAGCTGCACTTGA